A window of the Scandinavium goeteborgense genome harbors these coding sequences:
- a CDS encoding N(4)-(beta-N-acetylglucosaminyl)-L-asparaginase, translating to MWGIIATWRMALEGVTESASALAAGRAASTAVVDAVVAVEDFPLYKSVGYGGLPTENGEVELDAAFMDGDTLAFGAVGNLIDIANPVRVAQALSRQRYNSLLVGQGAREWALEQGFAEKIMLTDRAMQHYRKRCRETLDKGLSPYDGHDTVGIIGLDQQGSMSVATSTSGLFMKKRGRIGDSPIMGSGFYCDSETGAATATGVGEDLMKGCTSYEIVRRMAGGMSPQDAADSVVFELEDKLMSRFGRAGDLSVVCMNRRGEFGAATNIKTFSFVVASENQPLTVYRAERRQEKTHYQPVDDEWMQAYATRIRAPIEE from the coding sequence ATGTGGGGAATTATTGCAACCTGGCGAATGGCGCTGGAAGGTGTCACTGAATCAGCGTCGGCGCTGGCCGCAGGGAGAGCCGCCTCCACCGCCGTGGTGGATGCTGTTGTAGCCGTCGAAGACTTTCCGCTCTACAAATCCGTCGGCTACGGCGGGCTGCCGACCGAAAACGGCGAGGTTGAACTGGACGCCGCCTTTATGGACGGCGACACCCTGGCGTTTGGTGCGGTCGGCAATCTGATTGATATCGCCAATCCGGTTCGCGTGGCACAGGCGCTCAGCCGCCAGCGCTATAACTCGCTACTTGTCGGCCAGGGCGCGCGCGAATGGGCGCTGGAACAGGGTTTTGCCGAGAAAATTATGCTGACCGACCGTGCCATGCAGCACTACCGCAAGCGCTGTCGTGAAACGCTCGACAAAGGCCTCAGCCCGTATGACGGCCACGACACGGTCGGCATCATCGGGCTCGATCAACAAGGTTCAATGAGCGTCGCCACCTCTACCAGCGGTCTGTTTATGAAAAAACGCGGACGCATTGGCGATTCGCCGATCATGGGCTCCGGCTTTTACTGCGACAGCGAAACCGGCGCGGCAACCGCCACCGGCGTTGGCGAAGACCTGATGAAAGGCTGCACCAGCTACGAAATCGTGCGTCGGATGGCGGGCGGTATGTCGCCGCAGGACGCCGCGGATTCGGTGGTGTTTGAGCTGGAAGACAAGCTGATGTCGCGCTTTGGCCGCGCGGGCGACCTGTCGGTGGTGTGCATGAACCGTCGTGGGGAATTTGGCGCCGCCACCAACATCAAAACGTTTTCGTTTGTGGTCGCCTCAGAAAATCAGCCTCTGACCGTTTACCGCGCCGAGCGCCGCCAGGAGAAAACCCATTACCAGCCGGTGGATGATGAATGGATGCAGGCTTACGCCACGCGCATTCGCGCCCCGATTGAGGAGTAA